In the genome of Prosthecobacter sp., one region contains:
- a CDS encoding DUF1080 domain-containing protein has translation MKYPTLTVLLVLGAAFAAAEDKPAQPAAATPEAPKEFVLFNGKSLDDWETVDVGGSGIVEMEGGVMIINQGENVSGAIYKKAATLPTTNYEITLEAKRLQGVDFFVGLTFPVGDVKHCATLICGGWGGSVTGISSIDGFDASDNNTSSYQRYKDDEWYAIKLRVTPDNLSAWLGEKQIIDEDIKDKKISVRPGPMESYLPLSLTTFNTTSAIRNIKLTPITEKK, from the coding sequence ATGAAATACCCGACTTTGACCGTCCTGCTGGTGCTCGGCGCCGCGTTTGCCGCTGCTGAAGACAAGCCTGCCCAGCCCGCCGCCGCCACGCCGGAGGCGCCGAAGGAGTTCGTGCTCTTCAACGGCAAATCGCTCGACGACTGGGAAACCGTGGACGTCGGCGGCAGCGGGATCGTGGAAATGGAAGGCGGGGTGATGATCATCAATCAGGGGGAAAACGTGAGCGGTGCCATTTACAAGAAAGCCGCGACACTGCCAACGACCAACTACGAGATCACACTCGAAGCGAAGCGCCTCCAGGGCGTCGATTTCTTCGTGGGCCTCACCTTTCCCGTGGGCGATGTCAAACACTGCGCCACGCTGATTTGCGGCGGCTGGGGCGGCAGCGTGACGGGCATCTCCTCCATCGACGGCTTCGACGCCTCCGACAACAACACCTCCAGCTACCAGCGCTACAAGGACGACGAGTGGTACGCCATCAAGCTGCGCGTCACGCCGGACAACCTCAGTGCGTGGCTCGGGGAGAAGCAGATCATCGACGAGGACATCAAGGATAAGAAGATCAGCGTGCGCCCCGGCCCGATGGAGAGCTACCTGCCGCTGTCGCTGACGACGTTCAACACCACCTCCGCCATCCGTAACATCAAGCTCACTCCGATCACGGAGAAGAAGTGA
- a CDS encoding gluconokinase — MPPDLKTLIIMGVCGCGKSLVGSLLAAKLDGVFEDGDDFHPPSNKAKMSAGTPLTDDDRWPWYAVLRQRIEDMRHLTPNYVLACSALKSIYRDKLRAHDAAGTLRFVLLEGSRELIAARLAARKGHFMPPALLDSQLATLETTPDLIRVSIDQTPEQIVDDILRQLEHA; from the coding sequence ATGCCTCCTGACCTGAAAACCCTCATTATCATGGGCGTCTGCGGCTGCGGTAAATCGCTGGTCGGCAGCCTGCTCGCCGCAAAACTCGACGGCGTCTTCGAGGATGGCGATGATTTCCATCCGCCCTCGAACAAGGCCAAGATGTCCGCCGGCACACCGCTCACCGACGACGACCGCTGGCCCTGGTATGCCGTGCTGCGCCAGCGCATCGAGGACATGCGCCACCTCACGCCGAACTACGTGCTCGCCTGCTCCGCGCTCAAATCCATCTACCGCGACAAGCTGCGCGCCCATGATGCCGCCGGCACGCTGCGCTTCGTGCTGCTCGAAGGTTCGCGCGAATTGATCGCCGCCCGTCTGGCCGCGCGCAAAGGCCACTTCATGCCACCGGCGCTGCTCGACAGCCAGCTCGCCACCTTGGAGACGACGCCGGATTTGATCCGCGTCTCGATTGACCAAACACCGGAGCAGATCGTGGACGACATCCTGCGGCAGCTCGAACACGCATGA
- a CDS encoding sialidase, whose product MNFRLPLLLGASLTLHAAAELPFTQVPAEFAGQFSPGKSPLVFNDGSQVKTAADWQRRRSEILADWHGIMGAWPAVIEKPKIEVLETKSRGEGISQQKVRVEIAPGQTGDGYLLLPSGRAPHPAVFVPYYDPETSAGLSEKPLRDFAWQLARRGFVTLSIGSPGGDARLPVLSAEAKCQPLSYLGYISANMWQALASLSDVDSKRIGIVGHSYGGKWSLFGSCLFEKYACAVWSDPGIVFDETRGSINYQEPWYLGLDPALTRKPGLVSAESPRTGAYKTLIEKGHNLQELHALMAPRPFLVSGGAEDPPKRWTALNHTIAVNQLLGVTGRVAMTNREKHDPNEESNEQIYRFFEYWLKR is encoded by the coding sequence ATGAATTTCCGTCTTCCTCTCCTCCTCGGCGCTTCCTTGACCCTGCACGCCGCCGCTGAACTGCCCTTCACTCAAGTGCCGGCTGAATTTGCCGGTCAGTTCTCGCCGGGCAAGTCACCGCTCGTCTTCAATGACGGCAGCCAGGTGAAGACCGCCGCCGATTGGCAGCGTCGCCGCTCGGAAATTCTCGCCGACTGGCATGGCATCATGGGCGCGTGGCCGGCGGTGATCGAGAAGCCGAAGATCGAGGTGCTGGAGACGAAATCTCGCGGCGAAGGCATCTCGCAGCAGAAGGTGCGCGTCGAAATCGCGCCCGGGCAGACGGGGGATGGCTACTTGCTGCTGCCGTCGGGCCGTGCGCCGCATCCCGCCGTGTTTGTGCCCTACTACGATCCCGAAACCAGCGCCGGATTGAGCGAGAAACCGTTGCGCGACTTCGCGTGGCAGCTCGCACGGCGTGGATTCGTCACGCTGAGCATCGGATCACCCGGCGGTGATGCGCGGCTGCCGGTGCTGAGCGCGGAGGCGAAGTGCCAGCCGCTTTCGTATCTCGGTTACATCAGCGCGAACATGTGGCAGGCGCTCGCCTCATTGTCAGACGTGGATTCCAAGCGCATCGGCATCGTCGGGCACTCGTATGGCGGCAAGTGGTCGCTGTTCGGCTCCTGCCTGTTCGAGAAGTATGCCTGCGCCGTGTGGAGCGATCCGGGCATCGTGTTTGATGAGACACGCGGCAGCATCAACTACCAGGAGCCCTGGTATCTCGGCCTCGATCCGGCGCTCACGCGCAAGCCCGGCCTCGTCAGCGCGGAAAGCCCGCGCACCGGCGCTTACAAGACCCTCATCGAAAAAGGCCACAACTTGCAGGAACTGCACGCGCTGATGGCTCCGCGTCCCTTCCTCGTCTCCGGCGGTGCAGAAGACCCGCCGAAGCGCTGGACCGCGCTCAACCACACCATCGCCGTGAACCAGCTTCTCGGCGTCACCGGCCGCGTGGCGATGACAAACCGCGAGAAGCACGATCCCAACGAGGAATCCAACGAGCAGATCTACCGCTTCTTTGAGTACTGGCTCAAGCGGTGA
- a CDS encoding tail fiber domain-containing protein codes for MISLTVRAFALLLLTAAPLLHAQVPQLINYQGRVAVGTVNFEGPGQFKFALVNAAGSTTYWSNDGTSTAGSPPAAAVALTVTKGLYSVLLGDTALTNMTAVPATVFTNSDVRLRVWFNDGVNGSQLLTPDQRIAAVGYAMTAAGVNLPVTNASGAGVITQNGTRILHSFGTQNFFAGAIAGNFSMTGVNNVAVGSNALRYNVTGSDSTAIGTNALWYNSTGGYNTAVGMNALGYNTTGGFNTALGRAALQTNTTGNYNTATGFNALVGNTLGAFNTASGNNVLEGNTTAGRNVAIGYSALRTQSFSNLNTMWNSDNVAVGHEALNMNQPISTSTGIKNTAIGTKALRINTTGANNIAVGDNAGSLLTTGNNNIAIGHVGVAGESNIIRIGTSQTDTYLTGVIHGDGSGLTGITPTIAPGSITGTQLASGLTLGGTTTGTFSGPLTGNVTGSAASFTGALVGDVTGTQGSTVVGSVGGVTAANVATGANLANAATNANTASTIVKRDASGNFAAGTITATFVGSGAGLTGVTATFADGSVTSAKLASGLTLGGTTTGTFSGNGAALTGVTSTFADGSVTSAKLASGLTLGGTTTGTFSGPLTGNASTATSATNFSGSLVGNVTGTQGATVVSTVGDVTAANVAAGANLANAATNANTASTIVKRDASGNFAAGTITATFVGSGAGLTGVTSTFADGSVTSAKLASGLTLGGITTGTFSGNGAALTGVTATFADGSVTSAKLASGLTLGGTTSGTFSGSLSGNASTATSATNFGGSLAGNVTGTQGATVVSTVGGVTAANVATGANLANAATNANTASAIVKRDASGNFSAGTITASFVGNGAGLTGVPAGAITGNLSLPVTSSASVGVITQGSGSLIHTYGTNNFFAGASAGNFTMSGTNNTATGVAALNSNTGGNFNTATGYQALLFNTSGTANTATGLQTLFSNTTGLRNTATGNAALYTNSTGDFNTASGVSALFSNTTGRYNTASGTSSLYFNSTGDSNTASGYEALYNNTVGSTSAFGYQALRTNTTGAWNTANGYQALYSNTVGNFNTASGYQALKSNTSGTGNTATGLQTLFSNTTGLQNTATGNAALYTNTTGDFNTANGVSALFSNTTGRYNTASGTSSLYFNSTGDGNTASGYNALKFNTAGNYNTASGASALLSNTTGSNNTASGDSALAFNTSGAFNTATGASALLTNTTGLWNTASGYQALYANTVGNFNTASGYQALSSNTSGTANTATGLQALFTNTTGLRNTAMGNAALYSNTTGDFNTANGVSALFSNTTGRYNTASGTSSLYFNSTGDSNTASGYEALYNSTVGSTSAFGYQALRTNTSGTWNTASGYQALYSNTVGNFNTASGYQALYSNTSGTANTATGLSALSSNTTGLQNTATGNAALYTNTTGDFNTANGVSALFSNTTGRYNTASGTQSLYANSTGGENTASGYQALSSNTTGYRNTASGYRALSSTTIGYENTASGYQALELNTEGLGNTANGTGALKQNTTGTGNTATGLSAVGNNTSGNSNTGNGLFALFSTTGSSNTGVGNSALYNNTTGSSNIALGSFAGQNLTTGNSNIVIGHSGVAGDASTTRIGTSQSRAFIAGIRGVTTGVANGITVLIDSAGQLGTVSSSRRYKEDIADMGEASERLHALRPVTFRYKKPYANGEKPIQFGLIAEEVAEVFPELAVFNDEGQPETVKYQDLAPMLLNELQKLRAEKKTEVTSLREENASMKKRLAELEAKDQAREARLARLEQFIPAAPQTSAAKVALKEDAPATK; via the coding sequence ATGATCTCACTCACTGTGCGGGCTTTCGCCCTGCTCCTGCTCACCGCCGCCCCCCTTCTTCATGCGCAGGTGCCCCAGCTCATCAATTACCAGGGCCGCGTCGCCGTCGGCACCGTGAATTTCGAAGGCCCCGGCCAGTTCAAGTTTGCGCTGGTCAATGCCGCGGGCAGCACCACCTACTGGAGCAATGATGGCACCAGCACAGCGGGCTCGCCGCCAGCCGCCGCCGTTGCGCTCACGGTGACGAAGGGTCTCTACTCCGTGCTCCTCGGCGATACCGCACTCACCAACATGACCGCCGTGCCGGCCACCGTCTTCACCAACTCCGACGTGCGCCTGCGCGTGTGGTTCAATGATGGTGTGAATGGCTCCCAACTCCTCACGCCCGACCAGCGCATCGCGGCGGTGGGGTATGCGATGACTGCGGCAGGCGTGAACCTTCCCGTGACCAACGCCTCGGGTGCTGGTGTCATCACGCAGAACGGCACGCGGATTTTGCACAGCTTTGGGACGCAGAACTTTTTCGCAGGCGCGATTGCGGGCAACTTCTCAATGACTGGCGTAAACAATGTGGCTGTCGGCAGCAATGCACTTCGTTACAACGTAACGGGCAGTGACAGCACCGCCATCGGCACTAATGCCCTTTGGTACAACTCGACGGGCGGCTACAACACTGCCGTTGGCATGAACGCACTTGGATACAACACTACAGGTGGTTTCAACACGGCCCTTGGGCGCGCTGCGCTTCAAACTAACACCACGGGGAATTATAATACCGCTACCGGTTTTAACGCACTCGTAGGCAATACGTTGGGGGCTTTTAACACAGCCAGCGGTAACAATGTGCTTGAAGGCAACACAACCGCAGGCAGGAACGTCGCCATCGGTTACAGCGCTTTGCGGACTCAATCCTTTAGCAATTTAAACACAATGTGGAACAGCGACAATGTTGCTGTAGGACATGAGGCGCTTAACATGAACCAGCCGATTTCTACCAGCACGGGAATCAAAAATACAGCTATTGGGACCAAAGCGCTGCGTATCAATACGACGGGAGCTAATAACATCGCCGTGGGAGATAACGCAGGAAGCCTCCTCACAACTGGCAATAACAACATCGCCATCGGGCATGTAGGAGTCGCGGGTGAATCCAACATCATCCGCATCGGCACCAGCCAGACTGACACTTATCTGACGGGTGTGATTCACGGAGATGGCTCCGGATTGACCGGCATCACGCCGACCATCGCACCGGGCAGCATCACCGGCACACAACTGGCATCCGGCCTCACCCTCGGCGGCACGACCACCGGCACGTTCAGTGGTCCATTGACTGGGAATGTCACCGGCAGTGCCGCCAGTTTCACCGGGGCGCTGGTCGGCGATGTCACCGGCACGCAAGGCTCGACTGTGGTTGGTAGCGTCGGTGGCGTCACCGCTGCCAATGTGGCCACGGGTGCGAACCTTGCCAATGCGGCGACGAATGCCAATACAGCGAGCACGATTGTGAAGCGCGACGCCAGCGGGAACTTCGCCGCCGGGACGATCACCGCGACATTTGTCGGTAGCGGTGCTGGCCTCACTGGCGTCACCGCCACCTTCGCCGATGGCAGTGTGACCAGTGCCAAGCTCGCTTCCGGCCTCACTCTTGGCGGCACCACTACCGGCACATTTAGCGGTAATGGTGCTGCTCTCACTGGCGTCACCTCCACCTTCGCCGATGGCAGCGTGACCAGCGCCAAGCTCGCTTCCGGTCTCACCCTCGGCGGTACGACCACGGGCACCTTCAGTGGTCCCCTCACAGGGAACGCATCGACGGCGACGAGCGCCACCAACTTCAGCGGCTCGCTCGTCGGTAACGTCACCGGCACACAGGGAGCTACAGTGGTGAGCACCGTCGGCGACGTGACTGCGGCCAATGTGGCCGCAGGTGCCAATCTCGCCAATGCGGCGACGAATGCCAATACAGCGAGCACGATTGTGAAGCGCGACGCCAGTGGGAACTTCGCCGCCGGGACCATCACCGCGACATTCGTCGGTAGCGGTGCTGGCCTCACTGGCGTCACCTCCACCTTCGCCGATGGCAGCGTGACCAGTGCCAAGCTCGCCTCTGGCCTGACCCTCGGCGGCATCACCACTGGCACCTTTAGCGGGAATGGTGCTGCTCTCACTGGCGTCACCGCCACCTTCGCCGATGGCAGTGTGACCAGTGCCAAGCTCGCCTCCGGTCTCACCCTCGGCGGCACGACCAGCGGTACCTTCAGTGGTTCACTCAGTGGCAATGCCTCGACCGCGACGAGCGCTACCAACTTCGGCGGCTCTCTGGCCGGAAACGTCACCGGCACGCAGGGTGCCACGGTGGTGAGCACCGTCGGTGGCGTCACCGCAGCCAATGTGGCCACGGGCGCAAACCTCGCCAATGCAGCAACAAATGCCAATACGGCGAGCGCGATTGTGAAACGTGATGCCAGCGGGAACTTCTCCGCCGGGACCATCACTGCCTCCTTCGTCGGGAATGGTGCCGGGCTCACGGGTGTGCCCGCAGGTGCGATCACCGGCAATCTCTCCCTTCCTGTCACCAGCAGCGCCAGCGTGGGGGTGATCACGCAGGGCAGCGGCAGCTTGATTCACACCTATGGCACAAACAACTTCTTTGCCGGAGCCAGCGCGGGCAACTTCACCATGAGCGGCACCAACAACACCGCCACTGGCGTCGCCGCATTGAATTCTAATACAGGGGGCAACTTTAACACAGCCACCGGCTATCAGGCGCTTTTGTTCAACACCTCAGGCACCGCCAACACCGCGACTGGCTTGCAGACGCTTTTCTCCAACACGACGGGCCTCCGAAACACCGCCACGGGCAACGCAGCGCTGTACACCAACTCCACGGGTGACTTCAACACCGCCAGCGGGGTCAGCGCGCTTTTCTCCAATACGACAGGCCGCTACAACACTGCCAGCGGGACATCCTCGCTCTATTTCAATTCCACAGGCGACTCCAACACTGCCAGCGGCTACGAAGCGCTCTATAACAACACCGTTGGCAGCACGAGTGCCTTTGGCTATCAGGCTCTCAGGACCAACACGACCGGTGCCTGGAACACGGCGAATGGCTATCAAGCACTCTACTCCAACACGGTGGGTAATTTTAACACCGCCAGCGGCTACCAGGCGCTCAAGTCCAACACCTCGGGCACCGGCAACACCGCGACCGGCCTGCAGACGCTTTTCTCCAACACGACGGGCCTCCAAAACACCGCCACGGGCAACGCAGCGCTGTACACCAACACCACGGGTGACTTCAACACTGCAAACGGGGTCAGCGCGCTCTTCTCTAATACGACGGGCCGCTACAACACCGCCAGCGGGACATCCTCTCTCTATTTCAATTCCACGGGCGACGGGAATACGGCAAGCGGATACAACGCACTCAAGTTCAACACTGCCGGTAATTACAACACCGCGAGTGGGGCCAGCGCGCTTTTGTCCAATACCACGGGCAGCAACAACACCGCCAGCGGCGACAGCGCGCTCGCCTTCAACACCTCGGGCGCTTTCAATACCGCGACGGGGGCTTCGGCGCTTCTCACCAACACAACCGGCCTATGGAACACAGCGAGCGGTTACCAAGCACTCTACGCCAACACCGTGGGCAACTTCAACACTGCCAGCGGGTATCAGGCGCTCTCATCCAATACGTCGGGCACCGCCAACACCGCAACAGGCTTGCAGGCACTCTTTACCAACACGACAGGCCTCCGAAACACCGCCATGGGTAACGCAGCGCTTTACTCCAACACCACCGGTGACTTCAATACTGCAAACGGGGTCAGCGCGCTCTTCTCTAATACGACTGGCCGCTACAACACCGCCAGCGGGACATCCTCCCTCTATTTTAACTCCACGGGTGACTCCAACACTGCCAGCGGTTACGAGGCGCTCTACAACAGCACCGTTGGCAGCACGAGTGCCTTTGGCTATCAGGCGCTCAGAACCAACACCTCGGGAACCTGGAACACGGCGAGCGGCTACCAAGCGCTCTACTCCAACACGGTGGGCAACTTTAACACCGCCAGCGGCTATCAGGCGCTCTACTCCAACACTTCGGGCACCGCCAATACTGCGACCGGCCTGAGCGCGCTTTCCTCGAACACGACGGGCCTCCAAAACACTGCCACGGGCAACGCAGCGCTGTACACCAACACCACGGGTGACTTCAACACTGCAAACGGGGTCAGCGCGCTCTTCTCTAATACGACGGGCCGCTACAACACCGCCAGCGGGACACAATCCCTCTATGCAAACTCCACTGGCGGCGAAAACACCGCGAGCGGCTACCAGGCGCTGAGCTCCAACACCACGGGCTACCGTAACACCGCAAGCGGCTACCGAGCGCTCTCCTCCACCACCATAGGATATGAAAACACCGCGAGCGGCTACCAGGCCCTGGAACTGAACACTGAGGGCTTGGGCAACACAGCCAATGGCACCGGTGCCCTCAAGCAAAACACCACGGGCACAGGCAACACGGCCACGGGTCTCTCCGCAGTCGGCAATAATACCAGTGGCAACTCCAATACAGGCAATGGGTTGTTTGCACTCTTCAGCACGACGGGCAGCTCCAATACCGGCGTTGGAAATTCCGCATTGTATAACAACACCACGGGCAGCTCCAACATTGCTCTTGGTTCCTTCGCCGGACAGAATCTAACCACAGGTAATAGCAACATTGTGATTGGGCACTCGGGGGTAGCGGGTGACGCCAGCACCACCCGCATCGGCACCTCGCAATCTAGGGCGTTCATCGCCGGTATCCGAGGTGTCACCACAGGAGTTGCCAATGGAATCACCGTTTTAATCGACAGTGCTGGCCAGCTCGGCACTGTCTCCTCCTCACGTCGCTACAAGGAGGACATCGCCGACATGGGGGAGGCCAGTGAGCGGCTCCATGCGTTGCGTCCCGTGACCTTCCGCTACAAGAAGCCCTATGCCAACGGCGAGAAGCCCATACAATTTGGCCTCATCGCCGAGGAAGTTGCGGAGGTCTTCCCTGAGCTGGCCGTCTTTAATGATGAGGGCCAACCTGAGACGGTGAAGTACCAGGATCTCGCGCCGATGCTGCTCAATGAGTTGCAGAAGCTCAGGGCCGAGAAAAAAACGGAAGTGACCAGCCTGCGTGAGGAGAACGCCAGCATGAAGAAACGCCTCGCCGAACTCGAAGCGAAAGACCAGGCGCGCGAGGCGCGGCTGGCCCGGCTGGAGCAGTTCATCCCTGCGGCACCCCAGACCAGCGCCGCGAAGGTGGCACTGAAGGAAGACGCCCCCGCCACGAAGTAA
- a CDS encoding ammonium transporter yields MTHPLLKRIGSGASRSYSVMAALVLATTSAHAADGSTINSGDTAWLLVSTALVLFMMIPGLALFYAGLVRAKNVLSILMQCFALTAVLSLVWLAVGYSLAFSDGCPVIGRFGKMFLSGVTTTSVRADCPTIPELLHFAYQMMFFLITPGLFIGAFAERMKFKAILVFSIVWSLVVYVPCCYGVWHKAGAFFGLTGVIDLAGGIVVHITAGVAALVACVMVGPRKDFPSAQLMPHNLPLTITGAGMLWVGWFGFNAGSQLAANGAAAMTLVVTHLSACAASVVWMLIEWIRNGKPSALGIATGSIAGLAAITPASGKVGPIGAICIGSISALLCWLACAKLKKKFGYDDSLDVFGVHGVGGFVGTVLVAVFGTTAFAGGLGDFSIGSQLVTQLLASVYTILLSGIASFAILKVIDLTIGLRVTPEEENQGLDLAEHGEAAYNQ; encoded by the coding sequence ATGACCCATCCCCTGCTGAAACGCATCGGGAGCGGGGCCTCGCGGAGCTATTCCGTGATGGCCGCGCTCGTTCTCGCCACCACCTCCGCGCACGCCGCCGACGGCAGCACCATCAACAGCGGGGACACCGCCTGGCTGCTGGTCTCGACGGCCCTGGTGCTGTTCATGATGATCCCGGGACTGGCGCTGTTTTACGCCGGCCTGGTGCGGGCGAAGAACGTCCTCTCCATCCTGATGCAGTGCTTTGCGCTGACCGCCGTGCTGAGCCTGGTCTGGCTGGCGGTGGGCTACTCGCTGGCCTTTTCCGACGGCTGCCCGGTGATCGGCCGCTTCGGCAAGATGTTCCTCAGCGGCGTGACGACGACCTCGGTGCGCGCCGACTGCCCGACGATCCCGGAGCTGCTGCACTTCGCCTACCAGATGATGTTCTTCCTGATCACGCCGGGCCTGTTCATCGGCGCGTTCGCGGAGCGCATGAAGTTCAAGGCCATCCTGGTCTTCAGCATCGTCTGGAGCCTCGTGGTCTATGTGCCCTGCTGCTATGGCGTGTGGCACAAGGCGGGCGCGTTCTTCGGCCTGACGGGCGTGATCGACCTCGCGGGCGGCATTGTCGTCCACATCACCGCCGGCGTGGCGGCGCTGGTGGCCTGTGTGATGGTGGGGCCGCGCAAGGACTTCCCCAGCGCGCAATTGATGCCGCACAACCTGCCACTGACGATCACCGGCGCGGGCATGCTGTGGGTGGGCTGGTTTGGCTTCAACGCGGGCAGCCAGCTCGCGGCCAATGGCGCGGCGGCGATGACGCTCGTCGTCACGCATCTCTCCGCCTGCGCCGCCTCGGTGGTATGGATGCTCATCGAGTGGATTCGCAACGGCAAGCCGAGCGCCCTCGGCATCGCCACCGGCTCCATCGCCGGTCTGGCAGCCATCACGCCCGCCTCGGGCAAGGTGGGGCCAATTGGCGCGATCTGCATCGGCAGCATCTCGGCCCTGCTGTGCTGGCTGGCCTGTGCGAAGCTGAAGAAGAAGTTCGGCTACGATGATTCGCTCGATGTCTTCGGCGTGCATGGCGTGGGCGGCTTTGTGGGCACCGTCCTCGTCGCCGTGTTCGGCACGACGGCCTTCGCCGGCGGGCTGGGTGATTTCAGCATCGGCTCGCAACTCGTGACGCAGCTTCTGGCCTCGGTGTACACGATCCTGCTCTCCGGCATCGCCAGCTTCGCGATCCTGAAGGTGATCGACCTCACCATCGGCCTGCGCGTCACGCCCGAGGAGGAAAATCAGGGCCTCGACCTCGCCGAGCACGGCGAGGCGGCGTACAACCAGTGA